TTGAATTATTCCTGAAGCATATTGTCTCTGGTATTCTTCTGAACGGCAATAGCGCCAAAAAGTGCCAGAAGGAAAGCGAAGGCATAAAATCCTTTTTCACTTGGGAGTATGGTAGCATTCCAAAGCCCGATAGCCAATAATACGATGGAGGACAGGGTAGCAAACCAGCAGATTCCATAATAAATATCCGTTACCTGGATGTTTTCTAATTTATCACGTACAGCTTTCTGTAAAGAAACAACAGCAAATAGACCATATAATAAGATCGTAAAATAGTAACCTTTCTCATTCAGCTGCATTTCTGCTCTTGCAAGACCTACGATATAACCAATCATTCCTGCTCCCAATGCGACCCAAGAGGCTGCGACAAATGCATTTGATACTCTTTGTTTTTTCATGAATTTAATGTTTTGTTTAAAGAGCTAAATATATTCATTTTTTGTTAACATTATCACCATTTCGAGAAAATATGGGTAAAATACGGAGCTTCGGAAATATTGTTTTACTTGGTTGAAACAAAAAATCCCACTATTTCAAAATAGTGGGATAATATCATATTATTATTAATCTTAGTATCTGTAGTACTCAGGCTTGAACGGCCCTTTTACGTCTACTCCGATATACTCAGCCTGCTCAGGAGAAAGTGTTTCAAGCTCTACGCTTAATTTCTTAAGGTGTAAAGCGGCAACTTTTTCATCTAAGTGCTTAGGCAGCATGTATACTTCGTTTCCATAAGCAGCAGAATTGTTCCATAGCTCGATCTGTGCCAAAGTCTGGTTAGAGAAAGAGTTAGACATTACGAAACTTGGGTGACCTGTAGCACATCCAAGGTTTACCAATCTTCCTTCTGCAAGGATGATTACTTCTTTTCCTTCGATGGTATAGATATCTACCTGAGGCTTCACTTCAGATTTAGTAGAACCGTAGTTTTCATTTAACCAAGCCATATCGATTTCGTTATCGAAGTGACCGATGTTACAAACGATAGCCTTATCTTTCATCTTAAGGAAGTGTTCTCCTCTTACGATGTTGAAGTTACCTGTTGTAGTGATGACAATATCTGCGTTATCTACCACAGTATCTAATCTTTTTACTTCATACCCATCCATTGCAGCTTGAAGCGCACAGATTGGATCAATTTCAGTAACAGTAACGATAGAACCAGCTCCTCTGAAAGAAGCAGCAGTCCCTTTACCTACGTCTCCGTATCCGCAAACTACCACTCTTTTTCCAGCTAACATGACGTCAGTAGCTCTTCTTACAGCATCTACTGCAGATTCTTTACATCCGTATTTGTTGTCGAATTTAGATTTAGTTACAGAGTCGTTTACGTTGATAGCCGGCATTACCAAAGTTCCGTTCTTCATTCTTTCGTACAATCTGTGTACTCCGGTAGTTGTTTCTTCAGAAAGTCCTTTGATATCTTTTGTAAACTCTGGGTATTTATCAAAAACCATGTTGGTTAAATCTCCACCATCATCAAGGATCATGTTCAATGGCTTTCTGTCTTCACCAAAGAATAAGGTCTGCTCAATACACCAGTCAAAGTCTTCTTCATTTAAACCTTTCCAAGCATAAACCGGAATTCCTGCAGCAGCAATAGCAGCAGCAGCGTGGTCCTGTGTAGAGAAAATATTACAAGATGACCAAGTAACTTCAGCTCCTAAAGCTACCAATGTCTCGATAAGCACAGCCGTTTGGATCGTCATGTGAAGACATCCAGCGATTCTTGCTCCTTTAAGCGGTTGAGACGGTCCGTACTCTTCACGGATAGCCATCAAACCTGGCATTTCTGCTTCTGCAAGGGTGATTTCTTTTCTTCCCCATTCTGCAAGGGAGATATCCTTAACTTTATAAGGAACGTATTGTGTTGTTGTACTCATATGTAATGAATAAATTTAAATTCAATTGATAACGAAAGGCAAAATTACAATTTATAATTAAGATAAAAAAACGGCAGTTCAATTTCAGTTTCATGAGATTAAACATGATTTAAAATTATTTAGTCTTAATATAAATAACTACTTTTATCTGACAAATACTATATTATGAATACTACCCATACAGAGAAAAAGGCAAAGCCTGTCGCTCCTAAAGTAAAGGAGCTCATTGAAAGATCGAAAAGTGTAATTCTTGCTACTGTAGACGCAGAAGGAACTCCTAATTCAAGTTATGCACCGTTTGTTCAGGTTGATAATACGTTTTATATTCTGGTTTCCTTTATGGCAAAACATACCAAAAATCTTTCTGAAGGAAGAAAAACCTCAATCATGTTTATCGAAGATGAATCTGCTACCAAACAGATATATGCAAGAGAGCGTTTAACAATAGAAGCTAGCACTTCCCAGATTGAAAGAGATTCAGAAACATGGAATAATGTAGTGGCAAAATTAAAAGAAACTCATGGGAAAGTAGTGGATGTCATTTCTGGAATGGGTGATTTTATTTTAATTGCATTACAGCCAACAAAAGGTTCTTATGTAAACGGATTCGGAAGTGCTTACTTTGTGGATGCCAATCTGGAAATTTTAGAACATAGAAATGATGTGAATCATCAGTCTAAATAAATAAGAAGGGAAGCTGGAAGAGGGAAGCAGGAAGTTATAGGTTTTTAAACTCATTAAAAGTCTGCTTTTTTAGGGATTTTCTAAATAAGTTGACGCTTGTTTTATCAACCCTCCTTACTTCCATCTTCCGGCTCCCATCTTCCATCCTTGCCCTATTTTCTCTTTCCGCTTCTTTTCACTATTTTTACCGAATAAAAAAAGAATGCCCCTTTACCGAGATTTTTCAGATGATAATGCCACGATTTTAGTTTGGAAGTACGATGAAAGTGAAGAACTTGATATCAACGAACTTCTGGAACCGGAAAATGCTGAAAAAGTAAAGGATTACCATCCTAAAAAACTCTTAGAAGTATTGATGGTCCGTAAGCTTCTGAAAGGATTAAAACCTGGCTCCAAAATTCTTTACAATGAAAGAGAACCTTTTCTTTCTCCCAAGGATGCAGAAATCTCCATCACCCATTCTTTCCCGTTTGCAGCTATTGCTATTTCTAATAATAAAATAGGAATAGATGTTGAAAAGTTCAATCCCAAGATTTTAAGAGTGATTGATAAATTCACCTATGAAAATGAAAGAGGGTTTATTCCTGAAGATAAAGCCGATACTTTTTACACCATTATCTGGAGCGTAAAGGAAAGTATGTATAAGATCCATCATTCTAAATATTGGTCATTGAAGAAAAATTATGAAGTAAAACCTTTTGAGTTGAAACATCTTCATAAAATCAGCTGCCGGGTGTATGATGAGCAGTTTTCAGATGAATTTAAAGCCAGAGTGGAATTTTTTGATGACTATTGTTTTACGATTGTGGAGGAGTAACCTGTTTCTGTTTTAATAGCTGTCGTATTGAAACCAAATGCCCAAAAAGAACGACTGGAACAATAAAAGTAGGAAGCCAGCTAAATGGAAAATATAATATGGCAATATTTGGCTGATAAAAGGCGATCTTCTGTAATGGTGATGGAGCTGAAAGAAACGCTATGATAACGATATTGAACAGCAACGCAAGTCCTATAATATTCCAGCATAAAATCATATTCCTGCTTATTTTTGACATCCTGATTCCATAGTAAGCAATAAATGGAGCAGAAATACCTATCAGAATATCAAAGTTGATCCCTTTAAATGTCATCATCTCCGGTACCATTTTATAGAGGAATAATTTATGCAGGGTTATTTCAACAAAGATCCTTATTATATTAAGGTAAGTAATATGTAACAGTGACAGGCTGTCGATAAAGAGTTTTCCCTTTTCAAGATTAAAAATAAGTAGAATACCTAAAATCGGCGGAAGGATTCCAAACAGTACAATTTTTGGTGGCAGTGAATTTAAATTGCTATTATAGATACCATTCAGAGATAAAGCAGCTTGAATCATCAGCCAAGAAATCAGGATAAGGAAGATCATTCCGGTCCTGGATTTTACAACCTTTGAATCAGAATTTTTGACTATCCAACAAAATAGAAGGAGGGTGACAAGGGTGATGATTCCAAACAGGAATGAAATAGGAAGTGGCAAATTTTCCATGGTTGATTTTTAACTAAGATATTACAATTCGTTAAAAATCTGGTTGCCGTAAGACAAGAAACCTCAAAGATGTAATGTTAGGATTCTTCCACTTTTTCAGCTCTGTATTTTTCGATTACTTTTCGTTGCTCTTTAGCCACATCATAAATCAGTTCCAGAATATCATGGATATTCTTAAGCTCTGTTAAGTGGGATATTTTATCAGGATCTCTTCGGTCAACAATCTCATTTTCCTCAATCTCTGTCTTTCTTTTCAGCAGCATATCTTCAATGGAAGAGTCTTCCGGTTCCAGGCGGCTTTCCATTCTAAGAGTCTCAGTAATATCATCTCCATTTAATAAAGTTGAGGTTTGCTGCATTTCAGCCTCTATTTTTCGGCTCCAGCTTTCTGCGTCTATTTCGGGATATTGCTCATTGCTTTTAGAGTATTGAGACAAAGAAGCAGTATAAGCGGTGACAAGATGCGAGGTAGCTACAAACTGGTGAACCACTTCCAACTTTTTCTGCTGATTTTTAGGATCCGAAATCATTCTCTGGAAATTATCAGAAAGATTGGCTAATGAAATGATGGCATTTTTTCGCTTTACTTTATAGTCTTCAATATCAAAATTTCCCTGTAAGAATTTAGACATTACGCTTTGGAAATAGATGAGGTTATCAGCTGCAGATTTTTTCATCAGATCCAGATTTTGGGTATGCTCCCAAACAGGCAATACAATATAAGATACTGCAAATGCTATAATTCCTGCAATGGCCGTATCTACAACTCTGTCTTTGAAAATAATATTTACTTTTCCGGGATTTAAAAAATTAAAACTCAGAAAAACATAGATGGTCATGAAAAGTACTGCCCAAAAATATCGTCCCTTCAAAAAGCTGAAGCACATAATCATGCTGATCAGCAGAATCGCAAACAAAACACTATTGATATGTATGAAATGCAGGATGATATAAGCAATGGTGGCTCCGGTAACCGTTCCGTAGAGACGCAGCAGGTTTCTTTGCTTGGTGATGGAGTAGGCCGGCTTTAGAATGGCTGTAATGGTAATTAATATCCAGTAGGTATGTCCCAATCCCAGAAAATCAAACATAGAAAAAAGATATCCAACCAGCAGGGCTGTTGTAATTCTTATGGCATGGCGGAAATGGGAAGAGGATAATGAAATATTATTCCTTAAAACCTTAGAGTTCAGTTTGGGTTCATTAGGCATGAACTTCTTTAAGTCTAACCCTGTGGATAGACTTTTTGCCAACTTTACGTCCTGTGAAAATACTTTGTAAATCTCATTGATCTCCTTGGTAATTTCGTTGATACGCATCAGGATCTGACGCAGAACCATGAAGTTTTCCAGACTGTCAGGAGAGAGTTGTTTGTTTCTAAGTTCGAAATAATTATAGTTGAGGTTTTTTAATTCCAGTTCAAGGTTAAACATTGGTTTTGCCCGTGTTCCGCTTTGGAGAGCAATTCCGATATTGGTAATCTCTTCAGCCAGCAGATTAAGATAATCATGAATATTGACCAGGATCATGCTGTCTTCAAAGCTTTGCTGCAGCTTCTGATAGTCACTTTCAGAAGTCATCAGCTTTTCATGAAGGTCCATTGAATTCAGGAACATCAGCATCAATAAACGACTGGTCGTGGTAGATTCGTTAACGATGGTTCTTGTTTTAAAAACAGTTTCCCTGGTATCTTCCTGAAGGTTTTTTATTTCAATCTGTTTGGCAATCACCTGAGTGGTAAGTTTGTCAAAATCAGGATTCTTCTGATAATAACTGGCTTTGATTTTTAAAAATTCGGCCAATTGAAGATAGTTTTCACCAATCATCTGACCCGCCAATTTATAAGGACGAATTGTTGTTACGACAAGAAATATCAACAAAAACCAGATACATCCACAGGCAAAAATAAGGAGGCTTTTAAAAATATCCGCTCCTGTAAGATGCCCATCGATAAAGATGGCCAGTACTACCAATGATAATGAACCCACCGCAGCGAGGCGCTGGCCATAGACTCCAATTAAGGAGAAAAACATCCCGAAGACTATGATCTCGAATAATACCAAGATCTTAAAATTCATCACCAGACTGGCAATCAAAGCTACAAAGACAAAACAGCAAATGGCAAATGCCAATGCATTTCTTCTTCTGATAAAAGGTCCGGGCTGATCCGTAAGGGCTACAAAACTGGTTCCGAGAGGAAAGAGAAAGTATTCTTTTAAAATTCCAAAGTGAGCAAGAACTAAACATGGGAGAACAGTAGCCAGTGTAATTCTGATAGCAGAATACAGATATTGACTGGTTACAAATTTTTTTAGCTCCGCCGAATAGTTCATATTACAAAAATAGCTATTGAATTTAGAAAAATCGCCATAAAGGATAGACTTTTATAAACTTAAATGTTATATTTTTTTAATAAAGAAAACAAGGTTCTTGTCAATAATGAATTTTTGGTTCGCCAAGTGGCCAGAAGGGAATAGAATTTACCGGATGTAGTGACATGATGAGCAGAGTCAAGGGAATAAAAAAAGCCTCATACCATATGGATGAGGCTTTGTATAATTGTGGAATATATTAGCGATCGTTGTTGGACGTTTCTTCACCAATGTTCCAGGTAAGCCCGAAACGAAGAGTGTTATCCAATGCTGTATTCACTTTAGACATATTGATCAGATAAGAAAGATCCAATCCGAAAGAACGGTATTTCAATCCGATACCTGCAGTAGCGAACTGTCTTGCTCCCTGTTCTTCACTTTCATGGAAGTAACCTCCTCTTACTGAGAAAGCATTGTCATAGGAATATTCTAAAGCACCACTATACATGATACTGTTTGGGTTTTTGAATGATTTTCCGATACCGGCTATTGGACCTACATTTGGAATTTCATATTTAGGCCTTCTGTAGGCATCTACTCCTACATATTCGGATCCCGGTACCAAAAGTTTTGAACCTTCAAAGGAAATCCCGAGTCTGTTCAGGTCATCCATATACATATCATACCCAATCCCTAATCTTGCCATTGTTGGAAGATAAGATCTTGATTCTTCATTTCCGGTATAGTCAAGCTTTGGACCCAGGTTTTGGATGGCCAAACCTGCATTAAATTTACCGTCATATCCTCCGAAACTTGAAAATCTTTCAGAAGTATAGTATGCTGAAATATCTACGGCAAAAGAGTTTGCTGCTTTAAGTGTATTATCTGTATTGAATCCTCCGGCTAAGTCTGAACGGATAAATCTACCCGTTACAGCCATGGAGTAGGAGTCTGAAAGTTTCAAACCATAAGCTACATCAATGGAAAATTCATTAGGCTTTGATACCCCGTTTGAAGTAACATCATTACCTACTAATTGAGTAAGGTCTACTTCCCCCATATTGAAATAATAGATACTCGCGGAAATGGTAGATCTTTCATCCTGCCCAAGGAATTTATGGAATGCTCCGTATAATAAGAATACATCATTGGTTAGCTTTCCCATATAAGGTGTATAGCTAAGACCTACGGAAGAACTTGTTCTGCTGAAAGGATATTTAGCTGCATTCCAGAATTGTGAGAATGCATCAGGAGAGGTTACTACCCCTTGATCTCCCATACCTCCCGCTCTTGCATCTGGCGCAATTCTCAGGAAGGGAGCTCCGGTAAGTACGGGGTTTATCTGTGAATAGCCTAGAAAACCAGCACTTAACCCAAGTCCTAAAAGCAGTTTAGTAGTTAAATTCATATGTTGTCTTTTATATATTATCAGTTTTTTATAATTTTTATTGTCTATGTATTACTTAATTATTTCAAAAGTACCATTTTTTCTACAGCTGTGGCACTTCCTTTGCATTTTTCTTGGTTTTGACTTTTTGCAAATATCTTAAAAATATATGTACCTTTTGCAACGGTAGCCCCAAAATCATCTTTTCCATCCCATTCTATGGCCTGACGAGGGGTTCTAAAGCCTTGTAGGAAAGGTTCTGCAACTACCGGCTGAGATAAAGTTTTTACCAATCTACCCGTTATGGTATAAATCTGTACATTCACATCCAGAATATCATCACAATTGTGTTCAAACTGAATATACGTTTTATTGGTGAATGGATTTGGCCAGTTCAGTGGACGGTTGATCGTCAGATGCTGGTCAGCTTCATCTTTAACCTCAAAATTTAACGTGGTTGTTGTCGAATTATTGTTTATATCCCAAACTTTAAATGTTAATTGGTGTTGTCCGACTGGCAGATTTCTGAATGGGTAGCTTACATTTCCTTTTTGGTATTCTGCAAGACTTGGATTTAAGCATCCGTTTCCTTCTCCCGGTGAGTAGAAATCATTAAGAATAACGGTATTGATAACCTGACCGTCTAAATATACTGTAATATCATGACCTACACCTGATCCTGTAGAATTAATTCCCGTATCATCAGTAAGACAAGCCAGAAGCATTGGATTCTGATTGGTAATTCCACCATCTGCAAAGTTGGTGTTATTCATATACAGTTTTACTTTTGGCGGCTGATTGTCATTAATTCCGTTAGGATTGATATCTCCAACCTGAACAGCCTGATTATTGAATACATCGGTTACCTTATTATCAGCATATCCTAATATTCTTCCTTCACCAACAGTATAGTTGATATCTTTAGGAACATAGAATTCTGCAGTGAAAACACCGTTTACAGCTATTCCGGAAGCCTTTACAATAGCACTTCCTTCTTCTGTATAATTTAATACAGGGTATGGCCAGTTATTGTTATTCAGGGTCTTTTTATTCAGTCTTTTATCAAAAATATTAATAGAAACTCTTCCGTTGAAGGTATTGTTTAAAGTACCGTTAGGATTGTTGATATGGCCTTTTATTTTAACGAAGTCAAGTCCTCTGATCAATCCGGGAACCGGAGTTTCAATATCATCAATGGCTAATAACCTTTGAGGTCTGCTCAGTTTCATAGCCGGATCGCCCAGTAGATTTACTCTTAAATGATTAGCGTTGACCCCTTTTTCTTTTTTTGCATTTAAATGAGCGTAACCTAACGTATTAAAGTCGTCATTTGTTAATTTAAATATATTTCTGGTGAAAATATCTGTGAAGTCACGTCCATAATCAATTCCGATAGCACGGCTGGAAGTAATCATTGTAGCTGGACCTCCCTGTTTAAGTTTTATAAACTGCTCTCCTGCAGAATTGGTAGCAGGCTCATCCCATAATGTAAATTCGCAGGTTATAGTAGATACGAACGGGAATCTGCTGTATACATTAGAGAAGTTATTAGAATTTTGAATCTCAGTACTTGTTAAAACTCTTTCCTGAGCCCAGCCATTAATTCCTCCGTGGCCAAAATAGAACAGGTATAAACTGTTTCCTATACTGTTGGAGATGGCCTGGTTCACCTGTGGATATCTCGGTCCTCCCGCAGTACTTTGTACTGTAAAAGCATCCTGATATAGTTTTTTTACATTATATTCTTTTAGTGGCTGTACTCCTGGTTGTTCAAATACATTCACCAATGCACTGTTCATCACATTATGGAAAGGACCTCCGCCTTCCTCGTTATCATCCACCACAAAATCAAGTCTCATTCTCCAATCACCAAAAGGACTGGATTGCCCCGGAAGGGCATTGTAATAAGCCAGCGTTTTATCAATCATGTTAGCTGCCTCAGTATTATTGGCTGCCGGAATTCTTCCTACAGGAAGGTTGGGGAGATTGTATATTATATTATTTGCTGTCTGAGGCTGGGTCATTACGATATAGTCATCTGTAACGAAGGACTGTACGTAATCTGAAGAATGTTCACTTTGATAAGCCGAGACAATATTGTTATTATTGGAAATTCTGTTTTTATAATCATAAGAAGCATCTCCAAGAATAAATACATATTTAAGCCTTCCTTCCGGAGTGTTTAATTTGGTAACAAAATCTCTTACTGCGGTAAGGTCCTTACTTCCGTTTCCAAATTCTTCATAGACCTTATTAACATCTACAATTTCTACTTTGTAATTATTTTTTGTCTGATGATAATTCGCCAGTCTTTGTGCCTGTCCCATCAGTTCAGGTACAGTAAGGATCAGGTAATCGATATTGCTGATCGCAGAAAGATTCTGATTGGCAATTCTTCCTACAAACTGTGGTGTAAAAGCGGCATCAGCACGGAATGCTACAAATTCATTGTTGAAATTCTGATCAGAAGCAGTATAAGCAAAATTGAAAGAACCAGCTCCTGCCTTATTCACTCTTCTGTTTGCATTCGTAATATCGGTAACATCCCATACCTGTTCCAGGCCGGACGTATTAGAAATACTGAATCCATAATCCGTATTGCTTCCACTTACAATAGAGTAGTCTCTGAAATTCATCTGAGAGCCATTGAAGGCAAGATTCTCTTTGTACTGAACTTCAAGGTAGTCAAAGTAGAAGGTACCATTTGGGTTTTTAGAGATATCCGGAGTGTATTTCAAGGTAATCTGATTTCCTGTCTGATTGGTAATACTTCCGTTATATCTCATAGGATAGAAAATATACGAATACGTTGGTTCATCAGTAGGAACACTATTCTGATATGGATTCTGACCGTTAATTTTAATGTCAATAGAATTCTGTTGAGATCTGTATCCTATTATCTGTGATCTGTATTTTATAACATCTGTAGACTGAATAGGAGAATTAGTAGTAAGAGTGATCGTCTTTTCTGTCGTGAAAGGAGGGTCTTCTACCCATATTCTTCCTACTTTCAATAAATTATTCTGATCATTGTTGATGACCTGGTAGTTATCATACCGGGTAATCATTTGAGCGGGTAAGTTCCCGTCTATAGTAGCCACTCTTTTTCCTGCTCCTTTATCAAAATTGATATAATAATAGGAAAAGTCATCATATATATTTTTGAGGTTATTACTGGAATCTGATCTTGTCTCTTTTCTTTTGAACCCCTGCCCATTATTGGTATCATAAAGGTTGTATCCATTGGGGCCTTGTGCATAGAATAAGGCATAGTCATTATCATTCCATACTCCATCATCTTCACCCACTACCTGAATGGCATTTTCCTGTAAGGAATTATATCGTGGGTCCTGATTGAACTCAGGCAGCATAATACCTCCGTTTCCATAAATTCTCATATTTTTTGGATTTACAGAAGCAGGGTTGATGCCATTATCTCTTAAAAATTGTGCTGTAATTTTAAATACTCCGGATTTGTCAACCTTTATTTTGTAAAAGTTACCACTGGCAAGAGGGTTGCCGGTAGTTCCTATTTTATTGACACTTCCAAAAGTGTTAATTGGAGTAGAGGCTTCAGAAACATTAAACGAAGATAATCTTTGAACACCTCCTTT
This Chryseobacterium sp. G0162 DNA region includes the following protein-coding sequences:
- the porV gene encoding type IX secretion system outer membrane channel protein PorV encodes the protein MNLTTKLLLGLGLSAGFLGYSQINPVLTGAPFLRIAPDARAGGMGDQGVVTSPDAFSQFWNAAKYPFSRTSSSVGLSYTPYMGKLTNDVFLLYGAFHKFLGQDERSTISASIYYFNMGEVDLTQLVGNDVTSNGVSKPNEFSIDVAYGLKLSDSYSMAVTGRFIRSDLAGGFNTDNTLKAANSFAVDISAYYTSERFSSFGGYDGKFNAGLAIQNLGPKLDYTGNEESRSYLPTMARLGIGYDMYMDDLNRLGISFEGSKLLVPGSEYVGVDAYRRPKYEIPNVGPIAGIGKSFKNPNSIMYSGALEYSYDNAFSVRGGYFHESEEQGARQFATAGIGLKYRSFGLDLSYLINMSKVNTALDNTLRFGLTWNIGEETSNNDR
- the porU gene encoding type IX secretion system sortase PorU; the protein is MKRKVTLLSLIAFASTLYAQRNTIEWNGSKIQDFGDTKINLPNFKNEGFSFNQNNVFIVTKQKIGEKELKVSDLAWDGVSNQDLFELDKGGLPERDIAEVTYYTLDGERYASISVALFKKTKGGVQRLSSFNVSEASTPINTFGSVNKIGTTGNPLASGNFYKIKVDKSGVFKITAQFLRDNGINPASVNPKNMRIYGNGGIMLPEFNQDPRYNSLQENAIQVVGEDDGVWNDNDYALFYAQGPNGYNLYDTNNGQGFKRKETRSDSSNNLKNIYDDFSYYYINFDKGAGKRVATIDGNLPAQMITRYDNYQVINNDQNNLLKVGRIWVEDPPFTTEKTITLTTNSPIQSTDVIKYRSQIIGYRSQQNSIDIKINGQNPYQNSVPTDEPTYSYIFYPMRYNGSITNQTGNQITLKYTPDISKNPNGTFYFDYLEVQYKENLAFNGSQMNFRDYSIVSGSNTDYGFSISNTSGLEQVWDVTDITNANRRVNKAGAGSFNFAYTASDQNFNNEFVAFRADAAFTPQFVGRIANQNLSAISNIDYLILTVPELMGQAQRLANYHQTKNNYKVEIVDVNKVYEEFGNGSKDLTAVRDFVTKLNTPEGRLKYVFILGDASYDYKNRISNNNNIVSAYQSEHSSDYVQSFVTDDYIVMTQPQTANNIIYNLPNLPVGRIPAANNTEAANMIDKTLAYYNALPGQSSPFGDWRMRLDFVVDDNEEGGGPFHNVMNSALVNVFEQPGVQPLKEYNVKKLYQDAFTVQSTAGGPRYPQVNQAISNSIGNSLYLFYFGHGGINGWAQERVLTSTEIQNSNNFSNVYSRFPFVSTITCEFTLWDEPATNSAGEQFIKLKQGGPATMITSSRAIGIDYGRDFTDIFTRNIFKLTNDDFNTLGYAHLNAKKEKGVNANHLRVNLLGDPAMKLSRPQRLLAIDDIETPVPGLIRGLDFVKIKGHINNPNGTLNNTFNGRVSINIFDKRLNKKTLNNNNWPYPVLNYTEEGSAIVKASGIAVNGVFTAEFYVPKDINYTVGEGRILGYADNKVTDVFNNQAVQVGDINPNGINDNQPPKVKLYMNNTNFADGGITNQNPMLLACLTDDTGINSTGSGVGHDITVYLDGQVINTVILNDFYSPGEGNGCLNPSLAEYQKGNVSYPFRNLPVGQHQLTFKVWDINNNSTTTTLNFEVKDEADQHLTINRPLNWPNPFTNKTYIQFEHNCDDILDVNVQIYTITGRLVKTLSQPVVAEPFLQGFRTPRQAIEWDGKDDFGATVAKGTYIFKIFAKSQNQEKCKGSATAVEKMVLLK
- the yiaA gene encoding inner membrane protein YiaA, translated to MKKQRVSNAFVAASWVALGAGMIGYIVGLARAEMQLNEKGYYFTILLYGLFAVVSLQKAVRDKLENIQVTDIYYGICWFATLSSIVLLAIGLWNATILPSEKGFYAFAFLLALFGAIAVQKNTRDNMLQE
- a CDS encoding 4'-phosphopantetheinyl transferase superfamily protein, producing MPLYRDFSDDNATILVWKYDESEELDINELLEPENAEKVKDYHPKKLLEVLMVRKLLKGLKPGSKILYNEREPFLSPKDAEISITHSFPFAAIAISNNKIGIDVEKFNPKILRVIDKFTYENERGFIPEDKADTFYTIIWSVKESMYKIHHSKYWSLKKNYEVKPFELKHLHKISCRVYDEQFSDEFKARVEFFDDYCFTIVEE
- the ahcY gene encoding adenosylhomocysteinase; amino-acid sequence: MSTTTQYVPYKVKDISLAEWGRKEITLAEAEMPGLMAIREEYGPSQPLKGARIAGCLHMTIQTAVLIETLVALGAEVTWSSCNIFSTQDHAAAAIAAAGIPVYAWKGLNEEDFDWCIEQTLFFGEDRKPLNMILDDGGDLTNMVFDKYPEFTKDIKGLSEETTTGVHRLYERMKNGTLVMPAINVNDSVTKSKFDNKYGCKESAVDAVRRATDVMLAGKRVVVCGYGDVGKGTAASFRGAGSIVTVTEIDPICALQAAMDGYEVKRLDTVVDNADIVITTTGNFNIVRGEHFLKMKDKAIVCNIGHFDNEIDMAWLNENYGSTKSEVKPQVDIYTIEGKEVIILAEGRLVNLGCATGHPSFVMSNSFSNQTLAQIELWNNSAAYGNEVYMLPKHLDEKVAALHLKKLSVELETLSPEQAEYIGVDVKGPFKPEYYRY
- a CDS encoding FUSC family protein, with product MNYSAELKKFVTSQYLYSAIRITLATVLPCLVLAHFGILKEYFLFPLGTSFVALTDQPGPFIRRRNALAFAICCFVFVALIASLVMNFKILVLFEIIVFGMFFSLIGVYGQRLAAVGSLSLVVLAIFIDGHLTGADIFKSLLIFACGCIWFLLIFLVVTTIRPYKLAGQMIGENYLQLAEFLKIKASYYQKNPDFDKLTTQVIAKQIEIKNLQEDTRETVFKTRTIVNESTTTSRLLMLMFLNSMDLHEKLMTSESDYQKLQQSFEDSMILVNIHDYLNLLAEEITNIGIALQSGTRAKPMFNLELELKNLNYNYFELRNKQLSPDSLENFMVLRQILMRINEITKEINEIYKVFSQDVKLAKSLSTGLDLKKFMPNEPKLNSKVLRNNISLSSSHFRHAIRITTALLVGYLFSMFDFLGLGHTYWILITITAILKPAYSITKQRNLLRLYGTVTGATIAYIILHFIHINSVLFAILLISMIMCFSFLKGRYFWAVLFMTIYVFLSFNFLNPGKVNIIFKDRVVDTAIAGIIAFAVSYIVLPVWEHTQNLDLMKKSAADNLIYFQSVMSKFLQGNFDIEDYKVKRKNAIISLANLSDNFQRMISDPKNQQKKLEVVHQFVATSHLVTAYTASLSQYSKSNEQYPEIDAESWSRKIEAEMQQTSTLLNGDDITETLRMESRLEPEDSSIEDMLLKRKTEIEENEIVDRRDPDKISHLTELKNIHDILELIYDVAKEQRKVIEKYRAEKVEES
- a CDS encoding HugZ family protein, with product MNTTHTEKKAKPVAPKVKELIERSKSVILATVDAEGTPNSSYAPFVQVDNTFYILVSFMAKHTKNLSEGRKTSIMFIEDESATKQIYARERLTIEASTSQIERDSETWNNVVAKLKETHGKVVDVISGMGDFILIALQPTKGSYVNGFGSAYFVDANLEILEHRNDVNHQSK